In one window of Henckelia pumila isolate YLH828 chromosome 1, ASM3356847v2, whole genome shotgun sequence DNA:
- the LOC140880225 gene encoding uncharacterized protein isoform X1 yields MVEKFFFSDKKWQIPDERHRIILVSGPPSSGKTSLLFQFAYNSAMEEDHGTVIILCNSRRLHTNPPLLSLGVDPSSEIFSRIQMKYVDDDQEMNNYFAALHLHDVLPASIIIDDFADFFGERKRYNNNPRGRELAMAHALALCRNAIDHANSTKGRCQLLLSDTHKGDSPRLLYIYKRWVACIYTIYAGGSGIFTLEKSYSQVAIAERMQKSANYSIAHQHLLLKGINRGVEH; encoded by the exons ATGGTGGAAAAATTCTTCTTCAGCGACAAGAAATGGCAGATTCCGGATGAACGCCACCGAATCATACTTGTTTCTGGCCCTCCTTCCTC TGGCAAAACCTCACTGCTGTTCCAGTTCGCCTACAACTCTGCAATGGAGGAGGATCACGGCACCGTCATCATCCTCTGCAACTCCCGCAGGCTGCACACTAatccccctctcctctctctg GGCGTTGATCCATCTTCGGAAATATTCTCCAGAATTCAAATGAA GTATGTGGATGATGACCAAGAGATGAACAACTATTTTGCTGCACTCCACTTGCACGATGTATTGCCTGCTTCGAttattattgatgattttgcagatTTCTTTGGTGAAAG aaagagatacaacaacAATCCTCGGGGAAGAGAATTGGCCATGGCTCATGCATTAGCACTTTGTCGAAATGCCATTGATCATGCCAA CAGTACCAAGGGACGTTGTCAGCTTCTATTATCAGACACACACAAAGGTGACTCCCCCAGGCTGCTCTACATTTACAAGAGATGGGTCGCCTGCATTTACACAATCTATG CCGGTGGTTCGGGCATATTTACTCTGGAGAAAAGTTACTCCCAAGTCGCAATTGCTGAAAGGATGCAGAAATCTGCCAACTACTCCATAGCACATCAGCATCTGCTGCTAAAAGGTATCAATCGAGGAGTAGAACACTGA
- the LOC140880225 gene encoding uncharacterized protein isoform X2, which yields MVEKFFFSDKKWQIPDERHRIILVSGPPSSGKTSLLFQFAYNSAMEEDHGTVIILCNSRRLHTNPPLLSLGVDPSSEIFSRIQMKYVDDDQEMNNYFAALHLHDVLPASIIIDDFADFFGERKRYNNNPRGRELAMAHALALCRNAIDHANTKGRCQLLLSDTHKGDSPRLLYIYKRWVACIYTIYAGGSGIFTLEKSYSQVAIAERMQKSANYSIAHQHLLLKGINRGVEH from the exons ATGGTGGAAAAATTCTTCTTCAGCGACAAGAAATGGCAGATTCCGGATGAACGCCACCGAATCATACTTGTTTCTGGCCCTCCTTCCTC TGGCAAAACCTCACTGCTGTTCCAGTTCGCCTACAACTCTGCAATGGAGGAGGATCACGGCACCGTCATCATCCTCTGCAACTCCCGCAGGCTGCACACTAatccccctctcctctctctg GGCGTTGATCCATCTTCGGAAATATTCTCCAGAATTCAAATGAA GTATGTGGATGATGACCAAGAGATGAACAACTATTTTGCTGCACTCCACTTGCACGATGTATTGCCTGCTTCGAttattattgatgattttgcagatTTCTTTGGTGAAAG aaagagatacaacaacAATCCTCGGGGAAGAGAATTGGCCATGGCTCATGCATTAGCACTTTGTCGAAATGCCATTGATCATGCCAA TACCAAGGGACGTTGTCAGCTTCTATTATCAGACACACACAAAGGTGACTCCCCCAGGCTGCTCTACATTTACAAGAGATGGGTCGCCTGCATTTACACAATCTATG CCGGTGGTTCGGGCATATTTACTCTGGAGAAAAGTTACTCCCAAGTCGCAATTGCTGAAAGGATGCAGAAATCTGCCAACTACTCCATAGCACATCAGCATCTGCTGCTAAAAGGTATCAATCGAGGAGTAGAACACTGA
- the LOC140880216 gene encoding inactive leucine-rich repeat receptor-like protein kinase CORYNE isoform X2: protein MVVLFIFYLNIISAQCSSRMSQPPLEFHVQNFKNEFRRISLSILFGIITGLLCAFLFALLVRCFIKYINSTPILRGPVVFYLRIPSKTLKSALSNEPQLLGSSPSGKYYKAVLDNGLTVAVKRLELFDDSSQSKATKKKIQQELKALSCLRHRNLMSLRAYVRESSGYSLVYDYVPTGSLEDVTKRARENQLELTWEIRLRIAVGIVKGLHYLHFTCDPKRLHYNLKPSNVILDAEFKPRLADCGLATVIPSFCRAASGYNAPECIQNCRYTDKSDVFSFGVILGALLTGRDPLDPFFGEASSGGSLGQWLRHLQQVGEAREALDKSILGEEMEEGEMLMAVRIAVVCLSDMPADRPSSDELVSMLTQLNSF, encoded by the exons ATGGTGGTCCTGTTTATTTTCTACCTGAATATCATTTCCGCACAATGCTCAAGTAGGATGAGCCAACCTCCACTAGAATTTCATGTGCAAAACTTCAAGAATGAGTTTCGGAGGATTTCTTTGAGCATATTGTTTGGCATCATAACAGGATTGCTATGTGCTTTCCTCTTTGCCTTGCTAGTCAGGTGCTTCATCAAATATATTAACAGCACCCCGATTCTTAGAGGTCCCGTTGTGTTTTATCTCCGGATTCCTTCCAAGACACTAAAATCTGCTCTCTCTAATGAACCCCAGTTATTGGGATCAAGCCCCAGCGGAAAGTATTACAAGGCTGTTCTTGACAATGGTCTCACTGTTGCAGTCAAGAGGCTCGAGCTCTTTGACGATTCTTCTCAGAGCAAGGcaacaaagaaaaaaatacaGCAAGAGCTAAAAGCTCTTTCTTGCCTAAGACATAGGAATTTGATGAGTTTGAGGGCTTATGTCCGTGAATCAAGTGGGTATTCGTTGGTTTATGATTATGTGCCAACCGGAAGTCTTGAAGATGTCACAAAAAGAGCCAGGGAGAATCAATTGGAACTTACGTGGGAAATCCGTCTTCGTATAGCTGTTGGAATCGTTAAAGGGCTGCATTATCTTCATTTTACTTGCGATCCTAAAAGACTGCACTACAATTTGAAGCCGTCTAACGTAATCCTTGATGCGGAATTTAAGCCAAGGTTGGCAGATTGTGGGTTGGCCACAGTAATTCCTAGTTTTTGTAGAGCAGCATCGGGCTACAATGCACCAGAATGCATTCAAAATTGCAG GTATACAGATAAGAGCGACGTATTTAGCTTTGGGGTGATTTTGGGTGCTCTACTAACGGGCAGGGACCCGTTGGATCCGTTCTTTGGGGAAGCCAGCAGCGGAGGCAGTCTGGGGCAGTGGCTTCGGCATTTGCAGCAAGTAGGTGAGGCTAGAGAAGCACTAGACAAGAGCATTTTGGGGGAAGAAATGGAAGAAGGTGAAATGTTAATGGCTGTCAGAATTGCTGTTGTATGCCTATCAGATATGCCTGCCGATCGACCCTCGAGTGATGAGCTTGTTTCCATGCTCACGCAATTAAATAGTTTCTGA
- the LOC140880216 gene encoding inactive leucine-rich repeat receptor-like protein kinase CORYNE isoform X1: MEKIPGICGCKVLSMVVLFIFYLNIISAQCSSRMSQPPLEFHVQNFKNEFRRISLSILFGIITGLLCAFLFALLVRCFIKYINSTPILRGPVVFYLRIPSKTLKSALSNEPQLLGSSPSGKYYKAVLDNGLTVAVKRLELFDDSSQSKATKKKIQQELKALSCLRHRNLMSLRAYVRESSGYSLVYDYVPTGSLEDVTKRARENQLELTWEIRLRIAVGIVKGLHYLHFTCDPKRLHYNLKPSNVILDAEFKPRLADCGLATVIPSFCRAASGYNAPECIQNCRYTDKSDVFSFGVILGALLTGRDPLDPFFGEASSGGSLGQWLRHLQQVGEAREALDKSILGEEMEEGEMLMAVRIAVVCLSDMPADRPSSDELVSMLTQLNSF; encoded by the exons ATGGAGAAGATACCAGGTATTTGCGGCTGTAAAGTCTTATCTATGGTGGTCCTGTTTATTTTCTACCTGAATATCATTTCCGCACAATGCTCAAGTAGGATGAGCCAACCTCCACTAGAATTTCATGTGCAAAACTTCAAGAATGAGTTTCGGAGGATTTCTTTGAGCATATTGTTTGGCATCATAACAGGATTGCTATGTGCTTTCCTCTTTGCCTTGCTAGTCAGGTGCTTCATCAAATATATTAACAGCACCCCGATTCTTAGAGGTCCCGTTGTGTTTTATCTCCGGATTCCTTCCAAGACACTAAAATCTGCTCTCTCTAATGAACCCCAGTTATTGGGATCAAGCCCCAGCGGAAAGTATTACAAGGCTGTTCTTGACAATGGTCTCACTGTTGCAGTCAAGAGGCTCGAGCTCTTTGACGATTCTTCTCAGAGCAAGGcaacaaagaaaaaaatacaGCAAGAGCTAAAAGCTCTTTCTTGCCTAAGACATAGGAATTTGATGAGTTTGAGGGCTTATGTCCGTGAATCAAGTGGGTATTCGTTGGTTTATGATTATGTGCCAACCGGAAGTCTTGAAGATGTCACAAAAAGAGCCAGGGAGAATCAATTGGAACTTACGTGGGAAATCCGTCTTCGTATAGCTGTTGGAATCGTTAAAGGGCTGCATTATCTTCATTTTACTTGCGATCCTAAAAGACTGCACTACAATTTGAAGCCGTCTAACGTAATCCTTGATGCGGAATTTAAGCCAAGGTTGGCAGATTGTGGGTTGGCCACAGTAATTCCTAGTTTTTGTAGAGCAGCATCGGGCTACAATGCACCAGAATGCATTCAAAATTGCAG GTATACAGATAAGAGCGACGTATTTAGCTTTGGGGTGATTTTGGGTGCTCTACTAACGGGCAGGGACCCGTTGGATCCGTTCTTTGGGGAAGCCAGCAGCGGAGGCAGTCTGGGGCAGTGGCTTCGGCATTTGCAGCAAGTAGGTGAGGCTAGAGAAGCACTAGACAAGAGCATTTTGGGGGAAGAAATGGAAGAAGGTGAAATGTTAATGGCTGTCAGAATTGCTGTTGTATGCCTATCAGATATGCCTGCCGATCGACCCTCGAGTGATGAGCTTGTTTCCATGCTCACGCAATTAAATAGTTTCTGA